From the Marinomonas sp. THO17 genome, one window contains:
- a CDS encoding CoA-acylating methylmalonate-semialdehyde dehydrogenase, whose product MTTLGHFIDGRPILNGQHSQAVFNPATGTSEKQVLLATKATVEDAILAAQQAYPEWRNTPPIKRARIMYKFKTLLEENADKICRLIGEEHGKIAHDAMGELQRGIENVEYACGVPELLKGEHSKNVGPNIDSWSEFQPLGVVAGITPFNFPVMVPLWMFPMAIATGNTFVLKPSERDPSSTLFIAELLHQAGLPKGVLNVVNGGKEAVDTLLHDQRVKAVSFVGSTPIAEYIYQTATANGKRCQALGGAKNHAIVMPDADMESTVNQLLGAAFGSSGERCMALSVVVAVGDEAADKLVSGLSQAMQPLKVGTYSDNQNDFGPVITKQHQEKVIGYINSAEQDGAHVVVDGRQVKVEGYEDGYFVGATLIDRVSKEMQSYQEEIFGPVLQVLRVASMEEAMTLINEHEYGNGTCIFTRDGEAARYFSDHIEVGMVGINVPLPVPVAYHSFGGWKRSLFGDLHAYGPDSVRFYTKRKTITQRWPSAGVREGVSFSMPTMK is encoded by the coding sequence ATGACAACTCTCGGACACTTTATTGATGGTCGTCCAATACTTAATGGACAACATAGTCAGGCGGTATTTAACCCTGCAACAGGTACATCAGAAAAACAAGTACTACTGGCAACCAAAGCAACAGTGGAAGATGCCATTCTTGCAGCGCAGCAGGCTTATCCTGAGTGGCGCAATACGCCACCAATCAAACGTGCTCGAATCATGTATAAATTCAAAACCTTGTTAGAGGAAAACGCTGATAAGATTTGCCGTCTTATCGGTGAAGAGCATGGCAAGATTGCCCATGATGCAATGGGGGAATTACAACGTGGTATAGAAAATGTGGAATACGCCTGTGGAGTACCAGAGCTTTTAAAAGGCGAGCACAGCAAAAATGTAGGACCGAATATCGACTCATGGAGTGAGTTTCAACCTTTGGGCGTTGTTGCCGGTATTACTCCTTTTAACTTCCCGGTAATGGTGCCTCTTTGGATGTTTCCAATGGCGATTGCTACAGGTAACACATTTGTTCTTAAACCTTCAGAGCGAGATCCATCTTCGACACTATTCATAGCAGAACTCCTCCATCAAGCGGGACTACCAAAGGGTGTTCTAAATGTCGTTAATGGCGGTAAAGAAGCAGTTGATACATTACTTCATGATCAAAGAGTAAAAGCCGTCAGCTTTGTAGGATCCACTCCCATAGCAGAATACATTTACCAAACAGCAACCGCCAATGGCAAACGTTGTCAGGCCCTTGGTGGAGCGAAAAATCATGCGATTGTTATGCCGGATGCGGATATGGAGAGCACGGTGAATCAGCTTCTCGGAGCAGCCTTTGGATCATCTGGAGAGCGCTGCATGGCACTTTCTGTTGTCGTTGCCGTAGGAGATGAAGCGGCAGATAAACTCGTATCTGGACTAAGTCAGGCCATGCAACCTCTTAAGGTCGGTACCTACTCAGACAATCAAAATGATTTCGGTCCAGTTATCACCAAACAGCATCAAGAAAAAGTAATTGGCTATATTAATAGCGCCGAACAAGACGGTGCCCATGTGGTGGTAGATGGTCGACAAGTAAAAGTTGAAGGTTATGAAGATGGCTACTTCGTCGGCGCAACACTGATTGATCGAGTATCGAAAGAAATGCAAAGCTATCAAGAAGAGATTTTTGGCCCCGTCTTACAAGTGTTAAGAGTCGCATCCATGGAAGAAGCGATGACTCTGATAAACGAACATGAATACGGAAACGGCACTTGCATATTTACCCGTGATGGAGAAGCTGCTCGATATTTCTCTGATCATATAGAAGTTGGAATGGTTGGCATTAATGTCCCATTGCCTGTCCCCGTGGCATATCACAGCTTCGGTGGCTGGAAACGCTCCCTATTTGGTGACCTACATGCTTATGGACCAGATTCAGTTCGCTTCTATACAAAGCGAAAAACCATAACACAACGTTGGCCAAGTGCGGGGGTAAGAGAAGGCGTCTCTTTTTCTATGCCAACAATGAAATAA